The following proteins come from a genomic window of Paucimonas lemoignei:
- the cph2_5 gene encoding diguanylate cyclase, protein MNDLQLDELQATDENAAMVLLVDDQAMIGEAVRRGLANEENIDFHFCADPHQAIAQAIQIRPTVILQDLVMPGLDGLTLVREYRNNPLTKDIPIIVLSTKEDALIKSAAFSAGANDYLVKLPDTIELVARIRYHSRSYMTLLQRDEAYRALRVSQQQLLDTNLVLQRLMNSDGLTGLSNRRHFDEYLELEWRRATRDQTQLSLMMIDVDYFKAYNDNFGHLEGDEALRQVAKAIRGSCARPSDLPARYGGEEFALVLPNTSPGGARLLAEKLRMTVAGMNIPHIAPAPGSSLTVSIGVSTLTPEIGSNSRQLIQEADKGLYAAKHNGRNQVAVG, encoded by the coding sequence ATGAATGACTTGCAGCTGGACGAGCTCCAGGCCACGGACGAAAACGCAGCCATGGTCCTGCTGGTAGACGATCAGGCGATGATCGGCGAAGCAGTCCGACGCGGGCTGGCCAATGAAGAAAATATCGACTTTCACTTTTGTGCCGATCCGCATCAGGCCATCGCGCAGGCCATTCAGATCCGGCCTACGGTGATCCTGCAGGATCTGGTCATGCCCGGCCTGGATGGTTTGACGCTGGTGCGTGAGTACCGCAACAACCCGCTGACCAAAGACATCCCGATCATCGTACTGTCGACCAAGGAAGATGCGCTGATCAAAAGCGCCGCCTTCTCGGCAGGTGCCAATGATTACCTCGTCAAACTGCCCGATACCATCGAGCTGGTGGCGCGCATTCGTTATCACTCGCGCTCCTACATGACCCTGCTGCAGCGTGACGAAGCCTACCGGGCCTTGCGTGTCAGCCAGCAGCAATTGCTCGACACCAACCTGGTGCTGCAGCGGTTGATGAACTCCGATGGTTTGACCGGTTTGTCCAACCGTCGGCATTTCGATGAATACCTGGAACTGGAGTGGCGTCGCGCGACCCGTGACCAGACGCAGCTATCGCTGATGATGATCGACGTTGACTACTTCAAGGCCTACAACGACAACTTCGGGCACCTTGAAGGTGACGAAGCCCTGCGCCAGGTGGCCAAGGCTATCCGCGGCAGCTGTGCGCGCCCCTCGGATCTGCCGGCGCGTTATGGTGGCGAAGAGTTCGCCCTGGTGCTGCCCAATACTTCGCCGGGTGGTGCACGCCTGCTGGCCGAGAAGCTGCGCATGACGGTGGCGGGCATGAACATCCCGCACATCGCTCCGGCACCGGGGTCGAGCCTGACGGTGAGCATTGGTGTTTCCACGCTGACGCCGGAAATTGGCAGCAATAGCCGTCAGTTGATTCAGGAGGCGGATAAAGGGTTGTATGCGGCCAAGCATAATGGGCGTAATCAGGTGGCGGTGGGGTAG
- the mcpB_2 gene encoding histidine kinase, HAMP region: chemotaxis sensory transducer, with protein MKNWTLRQRILASFAVIIAIMLLMVVVSFSRLLSIESSEEQVRVDALPGVYYSTLLRSAWGESYIRTLELIGEGQGRVLTAAEKDQFHDFENRLQEQVENYRRTVFDDVDRANFGAFEKLRETYERMLSEVHAAYERGNYAQAKAEFYDQARPVWSQGRKQLNDIIVVNKKVADDATDNIVIAVSAAKISMGLSFIVAVIAAGVCGFLLMRSIMSPMQRIVSILEVMRTGDLSRRLNLDRKDEFNVVETGFNAMMTELTGLVSQAQRSSVQVTTSVTEIAATSKQQQATATETAATTTEIGATSREIAATSRDLVRTMTEVTNAADQASILAGSGQQGLARMEDTMHQVMGAADLVNAKLAILNEKAGNINQVVVTIVKVADQTNLLSLNAAIEAEKAGEYGRGFAVVATEVRRLADQTAVATYDIEQMVREIQSAVSAGVMGMDKFSEEVRRGMFEVTQVGEQLTQIIHQVQALAPRVLMVNEGMQAQATGAEQINQALVQLGDASSQTVESLRQASFAIDELSQVAVGLRSGVSRFKV; from the coding sequence GTGAAGAACTGGACCTTGCGCCAACGCATTCTGGCGAGTTTCGCTGTGATTATCGCGATCATGTTGTTGATGGTGGTCGTGTCTTTTTCCCGCTTGTTATCCATTGAATCCAGTGAAGAGCAGGTTCGTGTCGATGCCTTGCCGGGGGTTTACTACAGCACCTTGCTGCGCAGCGCCTGGGGCGAGAGTTACATCCGTACTCTTGAGCTGATTGGCGAAGGTCAGGGGCGCGTGCTGACCGCCGCAGAAAAAGACCAGTTCCATGATTTCGAAAATCGCCTTCAAGAGCAGGTCGAAAACTATCGCAGGACGGTCTTCGATGATGTCGATCGGGCCAATTTCGGTGCTTTTGAGAAACTGCGAGAAACCTACGAGCGCATGCTCAGTGAAGTTCATGCCGCCTATGAACGTGGCAACTATGCCCAGGCCAAGGCTGAATTTTACGATCAGGCGAGGCCTGTATGGTCACAAGGGCGCAAACAACTCAACGACATTATCGTGGTCAACAAAAAGGTCGCCGACGACGCTACTGACAACATCGTGATTGCGGTCAGCGCAGCCAAGATCAGCATGGGTTTGTCGTTCATCGTTGCGGTGATCGCCGCCGGTGTCTGCGGCTTCCTGCTGATGCGTTCGATCATGTCGCCAATGCAGCGCATCGTGAGCATTCTTGAGGTGATGCGCACCGGCGACCTGAGCCGACGCCTGAACCTGGATCGCAAGGACGAGTTCAACGTGGTGGAAACCGGCTTCAACGCCATGATGACCGAGCTCACCGGTCTGGTTTCCCAAGCCCAGCGTTCTTCGGTGCAGGTCACGACTTCGGTGACCGAAATCGCTGCCACGTCCAAGCAACAACAGGCCACTGCCACCGAGACCGCTGCGACCACCACCGAGATCGGTGCGACGTCCCGTGAAATCGCCGCCACCTCCCGGGACCTGGTGCGCACGATGACCGAAGTGACCAACGCGGCGGATCAGGCTTCGATTCTGGCCGGTTCCGGGCAGCAAGGGCTGGCGCGCATGGAAGACACCATGCATCAAGTCATGGGCGCGGCCGATCTGGTCAACGCCAAGCTGGCGATCCTCAACGAGAAGGCCGGCAATATCAATCAAGTGGTGGTGACCATCGTCAAGGTTGCCGACCAGACCAACCTGTTGTCCCTGAACGCCGCCATCGAGGCTGAAAAAGCCGGTGAGTATGGCCGCGGTTTTGCCGTGGTTGCCACTGAAGTACGCCGTCTGGCGGATCAGACCGCTGTGGCCACGTATGACATCGAGCAGATGGTCCGCGAGATTCAGTCGGCGGTGTCCGCAGGTGTGATGGGCATGGATAAGTTCTCCGAAGAAGTGCGCCGTGGCATGTTCGAAGTGACCCAGGTCGGCGAGCAGCTGACCCAGATCATTCATCAGGTACAAGCCCTGGCGCCGCGGGTATTGATGGTCAATGAAGGTATGCAGGCTCAGGCCACCGGTGCCGAGCAGATCAATCAGGCGCTGGTGCAGTTGGGCGATGCCAGCAGCCAGACCGTGGAGTCCTTGCGTCAGGCCAGCTTCGCTATCGACGAATTGAGTCAGGTGGCGGTCGGGCTGCGCAGCGGCGTTTCGCGCTTCAAGGTTTGA
- the cheW_2 gene encoding CheW protein, with protein MSEHLASRGSSTLTEKNKLFLLFRIGDERYALEAVEIAEVLPRLQLKAIAHAPRWVAGVFVHRAVMIPVIDLAALTFGESAQVRTSTRLVLVHYRVSAEKPAQLLGLIIEQATDTLRCPPSEFKEYGLDNDKFAPYLGPVREDASGLVQWVRVQDLLTEPVRDLLFPTPPALIELLEEGHE; from the coding sequence ATGAGTGAGCATTTGGCCAGTCGCGGCAGTTCGACGCTGACAGAGAAGAACAAGCTTTTTCTGCTGTTCCGCATAGGGGACGAGCGTTACGCCCTTGAAGCGGTGGAAATCGCCGAAGTCCTGCCCCGCCTGCAACTCAAGGCCATCGCCCATGCCCCGCGCTGGGTGGCGGGGGTCTTTGTGCACCGCGCGGTGATGATCCCGGTGATCGACCTGGCGGCACTGACCTTTGGCGAAAGTGCTCAGGTGCGCACCAGCACGCGGCTGGTGCTGGTGCATTACCGGGTCAGTGCCGAAAAACCTGCGCAATTGCTCGGCCTGATCATCGAGCAAGCCACCGATACGTTGCGTTGCCCGCCGAGCGAGTTCAAAGAATACGGCCTGGACAACGACAAGTTCGCCCCTTACCTGGGGCCGGTCCGTGAAGATGCGTCAGGCCTTGTGCAGTGGGTCCGTGTCCAGGACCTGCTGACCGAGCCGGTCCGCGACCTGTTGTTCCCGACACCGCCTGCTCTGATCGAATTGCTGGAGGAGGGCCATGAGTAA
- a CDS encoding CheW domain protein — MSTIQRYSSFVHEDAQAIDDCWNRIGIHGDRSCPLLEEHIHCRNCPVYSAAATRLLDRYALTRNDQDYVLAAQAQIEVSTRSILVFRLREEWLGLPTRCLVEIAPLQTIHSLPHQRSRALLGVANVRGALVACLSLVELLGLDATAAVAASSRIMPRMLIVAAQGGPVVVPVDEVHGIHAIDEQLLDSASVSGTHANARFTRGVLQWKDYSLRLLDEEQLLSAINRSLS; from the coding sequence ATGAGCACTATTCAAAGGTATTCGAGCTTCGTTCATGAAGACGCGCAAGCCATCGACGATTGCTGGAACCGCATTGGCATCCACGGCGATCGCTCCTGCCCGTTGCTCGAAGAACATATTCATTGCCGCAACTGCCCGGTGTACTCGGCCGCTGCTACCCGTTTGCTCGACCGCTATGCCCTGACCCGCAATGATCAGGACTACGTGCTGGCAGCCCAGGCGCAGATTGAAGTCAGCACACGCTCGATTCTGGTCTTCCGTCTGCGCGAGGAATGGCTGGGTCTGCCGACCCGTTGCCTGGTGGAAATCGCCCCGTTGCAGACCATCCACTCTTTGCCGCATCAGCGCTCCCGGGCTTTGCTGGGCGTGGCCAATGTGCGCGGCGCACTGGTGGCCTGTCTGTCGCTGGTCGAGTTACTGGGCCTGGATGCGACGGCGGCGGTTGCTGCGTCGAGCCGCATCATGCCGCGCATGTTGATCGTCGCCGCCCAGGGTGGGCCGGTGGTGGTGCCGGTGGATGAAGTTCACGGCATCCATGCCATCGACGAACAGCTACTGGACTCCGCATCCGTCTCCGGTACCCATGCCAATGCCCGGTTCACCCGGGGCGTCTTGCAATGGAAAGATTACAGCCTGCGTCTGCTGGATGAAGAACAACTGCTGTCGGCGATCAACCGGAGCCTTTCATGA
- the cheB_1 gene encoding chemotaxis-specific methylesterase → MKIAIVNDMPMAVEALRRALAFEPGHEVVWVAGNGEEAVRKCAERTPDLILMDLIMPIMDGVEATRQIMAATPCAVVIVTVDRQQNMHRVFEAMGHGALDVVDTPAIGGANPKEAAAPLLRKILNIGWLIGQRTGREPAAVTSVRSAAQRNGLVAIGSSAGGPAALEQLLKDLPVNFPAAIVLVQHVDQVFAAGMAEWLSSASGLPVRLAREGEPPQPGTVLLAGTNHHIRLLKNGTLAYTAEPVNEIYRPSIDVFFESVARFWTGDAVGVLLTGMGRDGAQGLKLMRQQGYLTIAQDQQSCAVYGMPKAAAAIDAAVEIRPLETIAMRLKEVFAQ, encoded by the coding sequence ATGAAGATTGCGATCGTCAACGACATGCCCATGGCTGTCGAAGCACTGCGCCGGGCCCTGGCTTTCGAGCCCGGGCATGAGGTGGTGTGGGTCGCCGGTAATGGTGAGGAAGCTGTTCGCAAATGCGCCGAGCGCACGCCGGACCTGATCCTCATGGACCTGATCATGCCGATCATGGACGGGGTCGAAGCCACGCGGCAGATCATGGCTGCAACGCCTTGCGCCGTGGTGATCGTCACCGTGGATCGCCAACAGAACATGCACCGGGTCTTCGAGGCCATGGGGCACGGCGCGCTGGATGTCGTGGACACGCCTGCCATCGGCGGCGCCAATCCCAAGGAAGCCGCCGCACCGCTGTTGCGCAAGATTCTGAACATCGGCTGGCTGATCGGCCAGCGCACGGGGCGCGAGCCAGCCGCTGTCACGTCGGTGCGTTCGGCTGCGCAACGCAACGGGCTGGTCGCGATCGGCTCATCGGCTGGCGGCCCTGCAGCGCTGGAACAATTATTGAAAGATCTGCCGGTCAACTTTCCGGCGGCGATTGTTCTGGTGCAGCACGTTGACCAGGTCTTCGCCGCCGGTATGGCCGAATGGCTCAGCAGCGCTTCCGGTTTACCGGTGCGCCTGGCCCGCGAGGGCGAACCGCCGCAACCGGGCACGGTATTGCTGGCGGGCACCAACCACCACATACGTCTGCTGAAAAATGGCACGCTGGCTTATACGGCCGAGCCGGTCAACGAAATCTACCGCCCCTCCATCGATGTGTTCTTCGAAAGCGTCGCGCGCTTCTGGACCGGCGATGCGGTGGGCGTGCTGTTGACCGGGATGGGCCGCGATGGCGCTCAAGGACTCAAATTGATGCGCCAGCAGGGTTATCTGACCATCGCCCAGGATCAGCAGAGTTGCGCGGTTTACGGCATGCCCAAGGCTGCCGCCGCGATTGATGCGGCTGTTGAAATCAGACCGCTGGAGACTATTGCGATGCGCTTGAAAGAGGTATTCGCCCAATGA
- the prfB gene encoding peptide chain release factor 2, with the protein MSSGLADAKDLLLMSAEEEDQAAVDDVAAEVERLRESLEKLEFRRMFSGEMDPNNAYLDIQAGSGGTEAQDWANILLRMYLRWADKRGFDATIMELSAGEVAGIKGATVHIKGEYAFGWLRTEIGVHRLVRKSPFDSGNRRHTSFSAVFVSPEIDDNIEIDINPSDLRIDTYRSSGAGGQHVNTTDSAVRITHVPTNTVVSCQNERSQHANKDTAMKMLRARLYEQEVQKRNAASQALEDTKSDIGWGHQIRSYVLDASRIKDLRTNIERSDCDKVLDGDIDEYLISSLKQGL; encoded by the coding sequence ATGTCCTCGGGTCTGGCCGATGCCAAAGACCTGCTGCTGATGTCCGCCGAAGAAGAAGACCAGGCTGCCGTCGATGACGTGGCCGCTGAAGTCGAGCGCCTGCGCGAGTCGCTGGAGAAGCTCGAATTCCGCCGCATGTTCAGTGGCGAGATGGACCCGAACAATGCCTACCTGGACATCCAGGCCGGTTCCGGCGGCACCGAGGCTCAGGACTGGGCCAACATCCTGCTGCGCATGTACCTGCGCTGGGCTGACAAACGCGGTTTCGATGCCACCATCATGGAGCTGTCGGCCGGTGAAGTGGCCGGTATCAAGGGCGCAACCGTGCACATCAAGGGCGAATACGCCTTTGGCTGGCTGCGTACCGAAATCGGCGTTCACCGCCTGGTGCGCAAGAGTCCGTTCGACTCCGGCAACCGTCGCCACACCTCGTTCTCGGCGGTCTTCGTTTCTCCGGAAATCGACGACAACATCGAAATCGACATCAACCCGTCGGACCTGCGCATCGACACCTACCGCTCCTCGGGCGCCGGTGGTCAGCACGTAAACACCACTGACTCGGCGGTACGTATCACGCACGTTCCGACCAACACCGTGGTCAGTTGCCAGAACGAACGTTCCCAGCACGCCAACAAAGACACCGCGATGAAGATGCTACGGGCCCGTTTGTACGAGCAGGAAGTGCAGAAACGCAATGCGGCTTCCCAGGCGCTGGAAGACACCAAGTCCGATATCGGCTGGGGTCACCAGATCCGTTCGTACGTACTGGACGCTTCGCGAATCAAGGATCTGCGCACCAACATCGAACGCAGTGACTGCGACAAGGTGCTGGACGGCGACATCGACGAGTACCTGATCTCGAGCCTCAAACAAGGGCTGTAA
- the wspC gene encoding chemotaxis protein methyltransferase WspC, whose translation MSNQARFFSFLKDRIGLDVASVGEAIIERALRQRCTATESVDDDAYWNLLQSSGGEQQALIEAVIVPETWFFRYPESFASLSNLARERLAELRGARPIRILSLPCSTGEEPYSIAMALFDASIPAQQFSIDAMDISPISIQRAQRGVYGKNSFRGDDIAYRERHFNPVDDGFLLHERVRDQIDFRAGNLLDPALLNRVAYDFVFCRNLLIYFDQPTQKHVFEVLKRLTREDGILFIGPAEGSLLTRMGMRSTGLPQTFAFSHYNAPVQASAPAAPVNSALRSQPVAPSVPRPASRAPAPRSSASFQPATTAPRAEPGAAAKDSMATLLATIASFANQGKSSEARAACERYLQQHEPVAQVFYWLGLLSEVEGHIAQAQGFYRKALYLQPQHPETLAQLAALLTAQGDSVGARRLTERAARNVNKQGGSR comes from the coding sequence ATGAGTAATCAGGCGCGCTTTTTCAGTTTCCTCAAGGACCGGATTGGCCTGGATGTGGCCTCGGTGGGCGAAGCGATTATCGAACGTGCGTTGCGCCAGCGTTGCACCGCCACCGAGTCTGTAGATGACGACGCCTATTGGAACCTGTTGCAGAGCTCAGGGGGTGAACAGCAGGCCCTGATCGAAGCCGTCATCGTTCCCGAGACCTGGTTTTTTCGTTACCCGGAATCCTTTGCCTCATTGAGCAACCTGGCCCGCGAGCGCTTGGCCGAACTAAGAGGCGCACGACCCATACGTATCCTCAGTCTGCCGTGTTCCACGGGCGAGGAGCCGTACTCCATCGCCATGGCTTTATTTGATGCCAGCATCCCGGCCCAGCAATTCAGCATTGATGCGATGGACATCAGTCCGATATCGATCCAGCGTGCCCAGCGCGGGGTCTACGGTAAGAACTCGTTTCGCGGCGACGACATCGCGTATCGCGAGCGTCATTTCAATCCGGTGGACGACGGCTTTCTGCTCCACGAACGGGTGCGCGACCAGATCGATTTTCGCGCGGGGAACCTGCTGGACCCTGCCTTGCTGAATCGGGTCGCTTATGACTTCGTGTTCTGTCGCAATCTGCTGATTTATTTTGATCAGCCAACGCAAAAGCATGTCTTTGAAGTGCTCAAGCGCCTGACGCGGGAAGACGGCATTCTGTTTATTGGCCCGGCGGAAGGCAGCCTGCTGACCCGCATGGGCATGCGTTCGACTGGTTTGCCGCAGACCTTTGCGTTCAGCCATTACAACGCCCCCGTCCAGGCGTCTGCGCCTGCAGCCCCGGTGAACAGTGCGCTGCGCAGCCAGCCTGTGGCACCCAGCGTGCCCAGGCCTGCATCGAGAGCACCGGCGCCGCGTTCCTCGGCTTCTTTCCAGCCAGCCACAACGGCTCCGCGCGCCGAGCCTGGCGCTGCCGCGAAGGACAGCATGGCAACCTTGCTGGCAACGATCGCCAGCTTTGCCAATCAGGGTAAAAGCAGTGAAGCCCGTGCCGCGTGCGAACGTTACCTGCAGCAGCATGAGCCGGTCGCTCAAGTGTTCTACTGGCTGGGGTTGCTCAGTGAAGTCGAGGGCCATATCGCTCAGGCTCAAGGCTTTTATCGCAAGGCGCTGTACTTGCAGCCGCAGCACCCCGAGACCCTGGCGCAACTGGCGGCCTTGCTGACTGCGCAAGGTGACAGTGTTGGCGCGCGGCGCCTGACTGAGCGTGCGGCGCGTAACGTGAACAAGCAGGGGGGTAGCCGATGA
- the frzE gene encoding sensor histidine kinase/response regulator, which yields MTPDQMRDASLFELFTLEAEAQTQVLSSGLLALERDPTQADHLEACMRAAHSLKGAARIVGVDFGVSVSHVMEDCLVSAQEGRLYLQPEHIDALLQGTDLLMRIATPGVSDIGQANIDAYVERMNTLLAHGAGVVRALPPPEPSADDALLASAMALTLPPAKAAAEPLLSVEELVAQAALAEAASAVQSPTPPAAAPTSPAAPRQNRRATEGGERVLRVTAERLNSLLDLSSKSLVESQRIKPYLANMQRLKRIQGSSSRALDDLEASFGEAGMGPDAQKALDEARRLLAEAQQMLIHQTAELDEFGWMSSQRAQSLYDTALACRMRPFADVLSGQARMVRDLGRELGKQVRLEIEGEKTQVDRDVLEKLEAPLTHLLRNAVDHGIEMPERRLAAGKSAEGLIILRASHQAGQLVVELIDDGGGVDLEKLRANIIKRQLSPADTAAQLSEEELLTFLFLPGFSLRDKVTEISGRGVGLDAVHDMVRQLRGVVVLHQKTGAGSRFVMEVPLTLSVVRSLVVEVGGEAYAFPLAHIERMSDVLSDDIVQLEGRQHFWYEGRHVGLVAASQLLQRPANQNAEGVLKVVVIRERDAVYGVAVERFVGERTLVVLPLDPRLGKVQDISAGALLDDGSAVLIIDVEDMLRSVEKLLNTGRLERIDRRNRQDDVVARKRVLVVDDSLTVRELQRKLLVNRGYEVAVAVDGMDGWNALRAEDFDLLITDIDMPRMDGIELVTLLRRDTRLQSLPVMVVSYKDREEDRRRGLDAGADYYLAKASFHDDALLDAVAELIGDAHA from the coding sequence ATGACCCCCGATCAAATGCGCGACGCTTCGTTGTTCGAGCTGTTTACCCTGGAGGCCGAAGCCCAGACTCAAGTGCTGAGCAGCGGTTTGCTGGCGCTTGAGCGCGACCCTACCCAGGCCGATCACCTGGAAGCGTGCATGCGTGCGGCCCACTCGCTCAAAGGCGCGGCGCGCATTGTCGGGGTCGATTTCGGGGTCAGCGTTTCCCATGTGATGGAAGACTGTCTGGTCAGCGCCCAGGAAGGGCGGTTGTACCTGCAACCCGAACATATCGACGCCTTGCTGCAGGGCACTGATTTACTGATGCGCATCGCCACGCCGGGTGTCAGCGATATCGGGCAGGCAAACATCGACGCCTACGTTGAGCGCATGAACACGTTGCTGGCCCATGGCGCAGGAGTGGTACGTGCATTGCCCCCGCCAGAGCCTTCGGCAGACGACGCCTTGCTGGCCAGTGCCATGGCATTGACCCTGCCACCGGCCAAGGCTGCAGCCGAGCCGCTGTTGAGCGTTGAGGAACTGGTCGCACAGGCCGCTCTCGCCGAAGCCGCGTCCGCTGTGCAAAGCCCCACGCCGCCCGCTGCTGCGCCTACGAGCCCCGCCGCACCCCGGCAGAATCGGCGTGCCACCGAGGGCGGCGAACGGGTACTGCGAGTCACTGCCGAGCGCCTCAACAGCCTGCTGGATCTGTCGAGCAAGTCGCTGGTGGAGAGCCAGCGCATCAAACCGTATCTGGCCAACATGCAGCGCCTCAAGCGCATCCAGGGCAGCAGCAGCCGCGCGCTGGATGATCTTGAAGCCAGTTTCGGCGAGGCGGGCATGGGCCCGGATGCCCAGAAGGCACTGGATGAAGCCCGGCGTCTGCTGGCCGAAGCGCAGCAAATGCTCATTCACCAGACCGCCGAACTGGACGAGTTTGGCTGGATGTCCAGTCAGCGCGCGCAGTCCCTGTATGACACCGCGCTGGCCTGCCGCATGCGGCCCTTCGCTGACGTGCTCAGCGGTCAGGCGCGGATGGTCCGCGACCTGGGGCGCGAACTGGGCAAACAGGTGCGCCTGGAGATCGAAGGCGAGAAGACTCAGGTCGACCGCGACGTGCTGGAAAAGCTCGAAGCGCCGCTGACCCATTTGCTGCGCAACGCGGTGGATCACGGCATCGAAATGCCGGAGCGCCGTCTTGCTGCAGGCAAGAGCGCTGAAGGCCTGATCATCCTCAGGGCCTCGCATCAGGCCGGGCAGTTGGTGGTGGAACTGATTGATGACGGCGGCGGCGTCGACCTGGAAAAACTGCGCGCCAACATCATCAAGCGTCAGTTATCTCCCGCCGACACTGCCGCGCAGTTGAGCGAGGAAGAACTGCTTACGTTCCTGTTCCTGCCCGGGTTCAGCCTTCGCGATAAAGTCACTGAAATCTCTGGGCGAGGGGTAGGCCTGGACGCGGTTCATGACATGGTCCGGCAGTTGCGCGGCGTGGTGGTCTTGCACCAGAAGACCGGCGCAGGCAGCCGCTTTGTGATGGAAGTCCCGCTGACCCTGTCGGTAGTGCGCAGCCTGGTGGTCGAGGTCGGCGGCGAAGCGTACGCCTTCCCGCTGGCGCACATTGAGCGCATGAGTGATGTGCTCAGCGATGACATCGTCCAGCTCGAAGGTCGCCAGCACTTCTGGTACGAAGGTCGCCATGTGGGCCTGGTCGCCGCCAGCCAGCTGTTGCAACGCCCCGCCAATCAGAACGCCGAAGGCGTGCTCAAGGTCGTGGTGATCCGCGAGCGCGACGCGGTGTACGGCGTGGCGGTCGAGCGCTTTGTCGGCGAGCGAACCCTGGTGGTCCTGCCGCTCGATCCACGCTTGGGCAAGGTCCAGGACATTTCCGCAGGGGCATTGCTCGACGATGGCTCGGCGGTGTTGATCATCGACGTCGAAGACATGCTCCGCTCGGTGGAAAAACTGCTCAACACGGGCCGTCTGGAACGCATCGACCGGCGTAATCGTCAGGACGATGTAGTGGCTCGCAAGCGCGTGCTGGTGGTCGACGACTCACTGACGGTGCGCGAGCTGCAGCGCAAATTGCTGGTCAATCGCGGCTACGAAGTGGCCGTCGCCGTTGACGGTATGGATGGCTGGAACGCCTTGCGCGCCGAAGATTTCGATTTGCTGATCACTGACATCGATATGCCGCGCATGGACGGCATCGAATTGGTTACTCTGCTGCGTCGAGACACCCGCCTGCAGTCGCTGCCGGTGATGGTGGTCTCCTACAAGGATCGCGAAGAGGACCGCCGTCGCGGCCTGGACGCCGGTGCCGATTATTATCTGGCCAAGGCCAGCTTCCATGACGATGCGCTGCTCGATGCCGTTGCCGAGTTGATTGGGGATGCACACGCATGA